The DNA region AATCGTTCCCCGGCGTCCGCCATCTCGCGCAGTATCTCAAACGCATCGCCGGTCATCACATTCACTTGCTCCGAGCCGCGACGGTTAAGTGCTACATTGATCTCGAACTGCGCAACAGCCGCCTCTGAGATTTCGACCGCAGTCAGCGAATCACACCCGCCATCGAGCGCCGTCAGGAGTCCTTCCTGACGGCTCTATTCATAACGGAAAAGAAGGGATTCCTTCCCGCGCGTTGCGCTGTACAAGATCCCAACAGCCCGAAGAGCTGTCATTCCGATGCAAATCGGAATCCAGTCAGGACATTCTCTGGATACCGACTTTCGTCGGCATGACAACGCCTCCGGCGTTGCAAGTCAAGATGTCAAAACCACAGAGGGGTTGACCACATTTCCTCGCTTAGGCAACAGCGCGTTGCGGTGTGCAAGATCCCAACAGCCCGAAGAGCTGTCATTCCGATGCAAATCGGAATCCAGTCTTGGCACCTTCTTGATACCGACTTTCGGGCCTGTTGAAAAACCCTGAATGACGTCATCATTGCGAGCGAAGCATGGCAATCTCCGCGTTCCACAATAGCCTTGATTGACATAAAGATCGCCACGCCGCTTCGCTCCTCGCGATGACGACGTGCCTCGGTCCGTGACTTTTTCATCAGGCTCTTTCGTCGGCATGACAACGCCTGCGGCGTTGTGAGTGGTGACTGAATATGCAGACGACGTAGGGAAGAATCATCAGGATCGCCGTCGTACGAAAGATGTCAAAACCTCAGGGGTCTTGATCTACATTGCTTTGCGCAACTATGTGAATCGTGCAGGAAGGGATTCCTGCCCGCGCGTCAAAGGGGTTCCGTCCCGCGCACCAACGCAAGATAGGAGATCCTGTCAATGGTACCGTAAACCGCGATCAGAGATCGCGGCCACATATCGAGCTTAATATCAATCTGCTTCGCTACCGACAATCCAGAAATCGCGCGGGTAGAGTCGGTAGACATCGGTCTTACCTTCGGTACCGCTCAAATACTCCTCGAATGACTGGAATTGCGTCTCAGGGCCAATGATGAAGTAGACCGCGTCGGTTGCCGTGCGACCCGGAGGATCGAGACCCGGAACAACTTCACCATAAGTAGCCAACATCCGCGACTGTATCCTGTCATACAAATCGGGTGCCTTGCTGAGTTCGAGGACGCTCTCTCTGAATCTCTTCACAACCTCAGGTGTCAAGCCATCTGCAAGATCGGTCGCCATCGCCGTTCCGCGATCTTCATAATTGGATGCTGCCCGTGAACTTCTAAAGACCTGTGCGACCGCATAATTCGCAAGACTCGGATCGTTCGGCGCATTCTTCAATTCATCGGCGACAAACTGAATTGTCTGTGCGAGGTCGGGACACCGCTCGGCATAGTAGCTCATAAGTCCACTTGCTGAATTTGTTCCGATCCCATTCGAATAGGCAAGTCCGGCTCCCCATGTCTTCATGAACATACTGTGCGCGCCACCGCCGGCATAGAGCTGAGCTGCAAGGAAATCGAGCAGCGACTCATCGTCGAAATCGAGATAACCCGCGCTCCTTGCACTGTTCAGGAATACACCGTTCTGAGTGTTCTCATTGATGAGTCCAACATATACCGGATCCAGAGCTTTGGGATTGCGCTCAGCCAGACGCGACTTCACGAGCGGCTCATCGCTGTAATGCACTACGGCAGACGCTGCATTCGACAGACCCGATACGGTCTCCTCAATTTTCGGCAAGAGAGTTTGAGCAATACTGCTGTTGAGAATCGCATACGAACGGACGTTATCCTGCCTGCGGATGAATTCCATCATGTTCTTTAGGTCGGTCAGCGCCTTCTCCGGAGGAACACTCAAGTCTGCATCGATCTGCCTGCATATATAGTCAAGGTCAGCACCGAGAGTGGCATCCGGCACTTCATGCAAATTCTGCGTCAGATCTTTGACTGCTTCTGATGCTAGTATCCTCGCATCCGGCGTCAAGGCGTCGAACTTCTCACGCAGAGCGTTGTCCGCTTTTGGAGTTTCTGCAGTCACATCCGACAGCAATACTTCAGCGCCCGCACGATCGGAGACGACAAGCACTGCCCCGAGATCAGACAGAAAACCGGAGACTTCGTTATTCACCGATGCACTTCCAGCCTCTTTCAGCATCCAGCGCACTCGCTGCAAAGCGTGATTCTGTGTTAGAAAACACCCTGCACTCATCAGTAGCGGGTTCGATTGCTTGCGATATGCGGCTGCAGGACCGCTGACCCATCTCTCCTCGCTTCCTTTCATGGTATTGCGGGAATTGCTGAGACGAAGGTCTATCGCATCTCTAATGCGTGGCAGATTCTCTATGCGCCAATCCGGATTGAGTAGCACGAGTTTCATCCATTCGATTGCTCTCTCAGATTCCTTCATATCAGATCCGGCAGCAGCGATCACTAGCTCCGCGCGATCAAATGCATATCTTGTAGAATAACTTGCATTGACCCACAGTATCTCCTGACGTATTCTTTCGCTCATTTCGTCGTATGCAATTGGGACACCATTCTCGATCACGCCAACTTCATTTAAGAACGTCGGCAGAGCCGGCACATAGACAAGATACTCTTCCGGAACGACCTCCATCCCAAACACAAGGCCTGCATTAGTGCCGGTCATCGTCTCGAATGTAGATACAACCATCTGACCACCGCCAGGCATTTTGCTGACTGTGTAATTCAACTGCCCGTCCAGCGCCATCGGTGGCTGCTCGACAAATGTAGGCATGTCAATCTTCTTCGCATCTTCTTCGATTTCAGCAGTCTTCGCGTCATAATCGGCTTTGCACAGACTGATTGCCTCCTGATCCGAGCTGACGCCATACTTCGTCTTCAGGCCATCGACATACTCGGCTATGCGTGCTTGCTTCGTCTGCTTGTCCTTCTCGAGAAGCTCAGGATTTGCGACTGCCGCTATAGCATACGGCTCAAACTCCAGCAGCTTGCACTTGTCGATATACTCTTTCCAGAAGTTCCTTCCCGATTTGATGAGATTCTCGGCGAATTCGGTTTCCTGCTTCTGCATCAAGTCCTTCCTGAAGCCGTCGGTGGTCTGAAGACGCTTGAGAAGGTCGGCCCATTCATTGCCGATACTCCGATATCCGAATCTCGGCGGAGTCGAAACGAATTTCCTCGTGTAGCGTTTGCTCTCGGCGATTCTATTGAGCACGCGATCATTGAAGCTCTTCAATTCCTCGGAACCGTCGGCGAAATTCGCAATCTTTTCGAGCTCTGCCCGAACAACCGACCTCACGGAATCTATCGTATTTTCATTTAGCGATTCACGGCTTACATTCGAGAACCAGAGATAAATGGGCAGTCCGAAATCAAACGCAAATCCGACATAGATACCGTTCGTGCCGATATCCATCACGCGCGTCTGTGAATCAATAAACTTCTTGTGCAGATTAGAGGTCTGTCCCGATGCGAGGTTATCGAGAAGGAGGTCAGCAACACGCTTTTCATTGTTGTCGAACTTTTGAGTCGGAGGCCATGCGAATGTGAGTATTCCCGGCTCATTCTCATTGAGATGCGGAAATTCGATGAACTTCGTAGTCCCTGCCGGGGCAGGTTTAGGTGCGGGAAGATTATCCTCGGCTAAGCCTGGGTTTGGTCCCGGCTCTGCATTGGGGTCAAGCTTTTCGAGAATATCCGACGTTTTCCGGAGGAAGTCCTCGAGACCATATTCATCCGGCAGACATACGATCATGCCCATGTTCGAAAGCAAATATGATTCACCGTGGAATTTGCGAAGATCTTCGGGAATCTGACTGCGTATCCCCTCCGGAGTCCCGCCAGATTCGTTGGAGCAGGGATGCCCTTTTCCGTACATAAGAATGGCAAGATCATACCACAATATCGTTCCTGCACGCTCGAATGTGCTGACCATCTCGGTGTAGACAGTGCCCTTCTCCTCGAGGCTGAGGGTACTAGTCTCCGGATCATCTACGACACCCATGTTGCAGACTTCACGCCTGATTTCCTCGTCGGAGAAGTTCGGATACAGCATTGCGTCGAGCTTGGCCTCGAGCAGTTCGTAGAACACATCACCACCGGCAGTCGTGTTGAAATGATAGTCCGTGTGGAGCGTGTATGTCCCGGCGGAACTGCTGCCGAGCGACATGTTCTCCAGCGAGGAAACATAACGTCCCTTGTTGCCCTTGCCGAGAAGGAGATGCTCGCAGGTGTGCGGCTCTCCTTTATCGGAGTCCGGAAAGCTGTTGAACCACATGTATGCCTGCGGGACCGATTGAATCCGCAGGACATCAAGGATCATCCCGGAGGGGACGTGATGGAATCTCGCGCCAATGGCGATAGCGGCGTCGTTGTCATACAGATTATCAACTGCGAAAGCAGCGATTTCCTGATTCGGCTGCAGTGCCTCAAGAGCTTCGTCGGCGAAAACAGCAGTGCAGGTCAGGAGCACGATTGTGATGGCGAGCACCATCGAGATTGTGCGCTTTGTCATTTGTTCACCTCATTGAATTTTGATTATCTCAGAAATGGGTGAGCTCCAAGTCATCCCATATCCTGGATGGTGGCTCATAGGATGCAGAAAGAATCCTCGAATGTTACTTCATCTATACAAGTTGATACGATACACAGAATTGCGTTGTTTCACAACAGGAAAGTGATCCGGGAGTGCAATGAGAGAATCCACACCTGGGCATGATGGATTAAAGAAATTAATGATAATTTGGCATACGAAAACGGTTGCCTGGAGGGCATCCTGATTGTATTTTGGTCATGAACGGTGAGAGAGGCGATCGTTTGAAATTCTAACAATTTTCTGATGAAGGTCGCCCCTAGCAGGTTGAACCAGACGCCGTGACCTCCTTTTGGAGTAGCGTCTCCTAAACACCGCGGAGGCTGTAAAAACCCTTTACCGTGACTGTAAGGTGTTATTCCAAACGGCCACAAGCCTCTCTCCCTTCTGATTATATCTGGCAGGCAATTCTCTCATTTCGCAGGGCGGCTATATTAATGACTCCTTCCGCGGTAGCTATTCCACAACAACTGCCCGCGGGAACTTGAGATTATTGATCGACGCAGAGGCGTTGGCTTCAAGTAAAGCCTCTGCAATCTGAAAACTGTATTGCTAATCAATCACAACGGGCGAGACTTACGGGGTAAAATGTGGAGGTGTAATCATGGGAAAGACCGCAATTGTTATGTCTGGAGGCGGTGCGAAGGGTGCTTTTGAACTGGGCGCTGCACATTATCTCATCAAAGACAAGGAGATCGATCCGGAAGTCATTGTCGGAGTGTCGACCGGCAATCTCAATGCCGCAATGCTGGCGCAGGGCAAAGGATATGTGGGTCTCGTCGGCCAATTGTATGAGCTCGAAAACATCTGGTTCTCTATCGATGAGAATGAAGATGTGTACTATGAACGCTTCGGCGGTATGGTCGGACTCTTGTTAAAAGCCGACAGCATCTACTCGAACAAACCGCTCTGGAAACTCATCAAGGAAAATGTCGACCCGTTCAAGCTCAAAGACTCTGGTCGGATTCTCCGCATCGGTGTCGTAGGGCTGATGGGGGGTGAGTACTATGCGGTGAGTGGCAGGTATGAGAGAATCCTGGACATGATCAGGGCTTCGGCCGCAATCCCGGTCTATTTCAATCCGGTCGATATTGACACGGAGCGCTGGGTGGACGGAGGGGTTAGAAACATAACTCCGTTGGCTTCGGCATTTGCGGCTCTGGCAGAAACGGGTGAGAGCGCAGATTCTACTGTGGATGATCCGGACACGATCTACGTCATTCTCGCCAGCCCCCTCGAGACAAAAAAGATCACTGACGAAAGTAAACTCGACAGCGGAATTGAAATACTATCAAGATCCATTGAATTGCTGACAGACGAGATATACCGCAACGATCTGGAAACTGCGATAAGTATCAACGAAGCGGTGAAGTACTATCACAAGCTGAAGAGCATGCACCAAAACCTCCCGCCTGGTTTCCCGTTCGCCGACCATCGAAACGCCAATATCGTTCTCATAGCGCCCGAAATTCTCCACATGGGATCGCTCGAGTTCGATCGTGTTAAAATCAAGAAGGCGTTCGAGGCAGGCAAGAAGAGGGCTGAGGAGGCATTGACGGCAGCAGAGCAGGCGGACGGATCAAACGTCACCCCGAAAATGTTGCAGAGGACGATTAAGGTCATCAAGTAATCCGAAGTATCTTCATAGTGCGTCGCTGCTTTGATTGGAGTAGAATGGCTCCGGATCGACACGAGCGGAACCATTGTGGCCGGTGAACGACCCAACACACCAGCGAATAGCGATTATTGTCGGAACACATGACCCACCACCGACCCCTGTCATCGAGTTCTGCTGATAGGTGAGTATCGCGGTTCAGGAGAGCGCTCAGCTGCCTTCAGGCACGCCTGGACCCAATTCCTTGGCGAACTGCTCAAGAAAATGCGCATCAAATACGTGCTTATTCTCAAACATCCATTTCAGTACAGGGTAGGTTTCCTCGGCGGCCCGATATACCCGCTGCGTGGTCATCGCATCAAAGACATCGGCAATCGATACGATCTTACTGTACCGATGAATGTATGAGGAACCAATACTGTTCGGATAGCCGGACCCGTCTTCCCGTTCGTGATGCTGGATTATGGGGGCGCATGATTCTTCAGATATAATGTCTGTTTTCTTGATGATATCAAATCCGTACTGGGGGTGTTTTCGGATCATTTCCATCTCAAGAGGCGTCAGTATTCCTCTTTTATTCAGGACTGAATCGGGTATTCTGCTCTTGCCAATATCATGCAGCATAGCACCTGTGCCGAGCTGGTGAAGTTCATCGGCACTTGTAATCCCGACTGCCTGGGCGAGCGCAATCGAGTAAGTGCAGACATTGACACAGTGTGTGTAAGTGCAGTAATCTGTAGACATGACCTTCAGCAGACTGCGAAACGCATCCCGTCTGGAGAGTACGAATGAGACTGTCGATTCCACCATAGCCTGACTGCGCTTGATGTTTTCCCCCCGAGTCGGGTTGTTCAGAACCTCTTCGACCAGGTATTTTGCGCTATCGTAAAAGATTCCTGCCCTGGTCGTTTCCTCAATTGAGGCATCGCTCAAAATCGTTGTCAGGTTGGATTCCACATATTTCTGATAGACGTGACGGTCAGAGTTGGGGACATATAATCTGGGAACGCCATTCTCGATCAGTGTCTTACGAACGTTCTCAGTGAATGGCAATCTTTTCGATCTATACAGCACATAGGTTCCGTCGTGGAGCGTGTACAGATCAAAATCGAGAACGCTGTCAATCCTGAGCGATTCTAGGTAGATTGTCAGATAACCGCCGTGCTGCATCTTCATTCGCTGTGCTCTGGTTGTTCGTTAGACTTAGGATCTTTGCTCTGACTATATACAAGGCGAGAACAATCGTCAATATAAAAAGTAAATGCTCCGACTTCACTACTCTGCTGAGTCGGGGAGGTCGGGGTAATACAGATATTTCTTACACCTGACTCTGATCACGGTAAGCTGACCAAAAGAGCCGACATCAAAGCGCGCAGGGCGTGGGGCCGCTTGAGAATATGTAGGCAATCAGATAGACAGCGTCGTCGATGTCGATCGCACCTGAGCAGTCTGCATCACCCGATTCGAGCGGATCGGGGGCGGGACCGCTGGCGAAAATATACTGTATAAGAAACACAACATCGTCGATATCAACAGCTCCATTACCGTCGGCATCTCCCGCCACATATGTCTGCAGATCGACATAAACCGAATCGATATCTGTCGTCACCGTTGCCGCACCATCAGAGAATTCGAAATAGTAGTCGTACCATCCGCCTGATGTGACCGTGACTTCAGTTTCGAACAGTGTGCCGGATGCGTAATCTTTCACACATGCGCTCATAGGGTGGAGATCAAGTTCGACATGAAAGTCTCTTATGACTGCGAGATGATTGTCGGTGTCAGTGTACGTAACCGATGCTGAGATCAACCTTCCCTCTCCCGCAACGGCTGACGCACCTGACAGTGTCGGAGCGTTATTGGACGAATAGTCGGAGAGATTCGATTGAGGCTGAAAGATAGCGATCTTCCCCCAGTCATTAGTCGCCATACCCGACAGGCTCTGTGTGGCTGTCACCGGTGCAAGGACTATGAGATTCGAAGGAGGCGGCCAGTCGGACCATCCCGGCTGCGCTGTCAGGTCGGAGATATTACACGACATCGAAAGAGCGTTTCCGGAAATATTCGTTGTGATGTTTCCAATTTGAGAGAATGAGCTGTCGGCGGGATCGATCTTATAGAGTCCTGGGCCGATCAACAACGGCACGCTGGCGTAAACAAATGCGTACGCGATAGAATCGGTGGCATCGGGATCGATTATTCCGACGGAGTACACAAAGAAGGTGAATCCGGAGCTGGTCGGGAATCCTCCACCATTGTTCTCGAACCTTACGTAGAGCTTAGTGTCGGAATAACTGCCGTAGCAGTGTGTTATATCGAGATAGCTCGCTGATGTACCCTCGGCGTCACCGGTGGGATCAGCGCCGAGATCGGCGAGCAGATATGACGGCACCGGAAATGTACCACCAATGTTTTTCGGAGACTGTGTCACCACCACCGTATCCAGCTCCGATCTGTTGTACCATTCGAACTGCGAGGTGGTCGTGACATATTCGGCGGTAGCTGAATATGTGTAGACAGAACATACCTGATACAGCTCAGTCATTTCTGCTAGATTCCATGCGTTCACAGCCGGATCGCGATAGATTATCTGGTGCACAATCGAGAACTCATCTGCGAGTGAATCGGCAACATCGAAGTCGAACTGGACATTGTCACCGGCCGCGCTGGAAAATGTCGGCGCGAATGGATCTGAGAAAGTCTGAGAGAAAGCGTTTCCACCCGTGAATATGCAAAGCAGAATAAATGAGAATATCAGAGCTCGTTTCATGGTAATATCTCCTCGGCATTCGAAATAGTGAGACCGTATAGTTTCAATATATCCCGAATCGGTGATCATGCAAGCCGAAGCTCGGTATCATGCAAAAAAAGAGCCAGCTCGGGTTGCACGAATTCCACTTCATTACTTCCTGCTTCGACTTCTAAGGCGCCTCAAGCATCTTACACCAAACCAAACGAAGTTCAATATAACGGCCACAGCTAACGGGAACTTCAAGTCACTAAACTCCAAGTCACCAAGACTATCGACCTTAAGGACACAAGTCACAAAAGCGAGAAACGTCAAGGCTGTTGCCATAAACTCAGGCTGATTAACAAATGCCACTACCAAATCCCAAGGAGTTCGGCCCGTCACCTCCGGCACAGGGCCACCCTGATCCTTTTCTGATGCCCCCTGCTCTCTATAGTCTTCTTGTTGATCCGGTGTACCGGTGCTCGCAACTTCTGCTGTACTATCTTTTTTAGCAATGAGAGAAGCTGGCGGGTCAGTGTGGTCCCTTAGATCTGGCGCATCGTCCAACTCAATTACTAAGCGTTTTATCGCCATGGTTATAGCCCGACTCCGGAAGCAATCTGTTCCGCCTTGCACCATGAGAGCTCAATCGCTTTCTTCAGCAATTGAGGAATGTCGGATGCCGCTAAGCCGTCACTCTTGAAATAGTCGATGTCAAGATACAGACCGCACTGATTGAAGCGATCAGATTCAAATTGGAAGTACCGCCCGGCTTCATCCTTGTGTATCGGTCCCCCTGAAACCCGGACGTCAAAAACATCTTCTCTTAACTCGATTGTAAACTGAAAATCTGTTTCCTCCCCAATCAGCGATCTAGCTTTGTCAGAAAAAAGAGTCTCAAATGAGGCTTTATTGATCGCTTCAAAGGAGTGCTCCGACGGCACGAAGATCTTTGTTCTTGCCCCGAAGCGAGTTGGCGTCGGAATTTTGAATTGATCGTATTCTTGCAGCGATTTCCAGAAGCGTGATGCGCGATCTGCGAAATAGTTGCGTGTTGCCGGATCCAAAGTGACGTAGCCGGCGCTCTTATAGCCGACGAAAGCTCCCTCCCGCTTAACACCTTCTGAATCGTCACGGAAATTGACAACGTTCGAATCGATCTTCCAGTGGGGGAAAAGGTTCCTGCGTCTGACATAGTCGGCGATGCGTCCCCGTACGTCTAAGAAACTGCCTAAGGCGGCATAACGAACCTCCAAGACGTGTTCAGCTAACATCTTTCCGTCTGCTTTGGCTTTTGTCATGATTCATCTCCTTGGAGAGCAGGACCAGTTCTAATCTTGCAGGCGTTTCCCCTGCGCCCTATGCTGCGGCTTCAAGACTCGCATGAACCTCGTGCGAATCGAGACAGCATCAATATTAGCTTGCCGCCCTCACCTTCTAACAAGTCTGACATTTTATATGCTGGGCTAATTCTAATATAGCGTGATGCAACTCTTTTGCAAGGCTAAGCTGGGCTAGCACAATAAAAAAACGACTATGACTTTGGATTTCGGACTGCTGATCTAATCACCGTGCTTAAAGAGCGGATTGAGGCGTTGAAGACTTCTATACTTGATGAAGGCTCGTACGCGATAGCCTGCACCGCAGACATCAACGCCGGATCGCGGCAGCTCACCAAGGAATCAAGAGACGTCATCCGGAATCCTGGACCCAAGATTAGGCAGAATCATCGCAGCAAGTAATCAAGTAGCTTGCCAGCCACAACAGCGACAGCTGCTCCACCGATTGCCCCAACAAAGATCGCCAATGCTTTAAGTATACCATCAGAAGTAGGTTTTGCAAGACCCATTTCTCACCTCCACCATATAATTCGGCAGAGGCTGTTCAAAACATGAACAGTTTCATGAAGCTGCTCAATATCTGAACAATCTTATAATGAAATTGGGAAAAGAAAGTCAACAAAACGGTACATCCCCGATGTGGGATTGTTCTATGCAATAGTTCCCACAAAAAAGGAGCCAGCTCGGGTTGCACGAGCTGACTCCAGATCCAGTCCTAATCGCCCTGGGGATAGGGCATTGGTAAGGCAAGTGCAGAGGAATGTGCACTGTGATTATATTATACTTAATTACTCTTATTTGTCAAGCCAAAACATCCAATTGTCCACATGAATTGAGAATTCTTGTGCAGCCTCAATCGATGACTGCGGCTGGTTGAATTGCCTCTTCAGGAAGAGTCGATTAAGTCCACATGAACCGCGCTGTCAGGAACCCTCCCTGACAGCTAAGTGAATCGTGCAGGAAGGGATTCCTGCCCGCGCGGAAATCCTTGTGAAGCCTCAAATTCCAGTGGTTGGTGTACGTCCGCGTGAACCAACTTCTGAACGAAAGAAATAGGCAGGATCACTCCGTCACGCACTGCGTGACTACGGATCGCTGCCCTACAAAAGACCGGAGGGATATCAGCTTCTTAGTTGTTGAGACAGATGATGGAGGAAAAGGCCGACATCGGTGACGACACCGACTGCCTGTGATGAGCCTCTATCGCTCAGCTTCGTGACAACCGAGGGGTTAATGTCTACGATGATGGTTTTCGCCTTCGATGGCAGCATGTTGCCGACGGCTATCGAATGCAGCATGGTTGAGAGCATCAGTACAACATCGATGTCCTGCAGCGCCTCGGCGTACTTCTCCTGTGCCAGGTTCATGTCAGTGATTACTTCAGGCAGCGGACCATCATCGCGAATCGATCCGGCCAGAACAAATGGGACATTATGCTTGACGCATGAGTACATGATCCCCGATTTGAGCACCCCCGATTCCACAGCCGCTGCAATCGATCCGGCGCGATAGATTGTGTTGATGGCTCTAATGTGATTTCTGTGGCCGTCGCTGACCGGAAGGCCGTTGTCGAGGTGGATTCCGAGCGATGTGCCGTAGAGCGACTGTTCGATGTCATGAACCGCTAGCGCATTGCCCGACAATACGAGATCGATATGACCATTTTCTATCAAGCTGCAGAGAGCATGTGACGAGCCGGTGTGAACGACGACCGGGCCGGCAACTATGGCGGTCTTGACATCGGGCGGTGATATGATCTGCGCTACACGCCTGACAGCCAGCTCGACCCGCCTTTCGGATGATATCTCGCTGGTCATGAATGCGAAATCGGATCTGTCTCTATCGCGAAATTGCGGGAGAACGCGGACTCCTTCGACACCACAGACGATCATGTCTCCCCGCTTCACATCGCGAAGTTTGCGGCAGACCGGGCCATTATCGCTGATGACAATCACAGCATCCATTCTCTGATTCCGGACATTAACCCAGGCATCATTGGAGAATACCTTCGTTACATGGTTTGTGGTCGAGTAGAAGTCATTAGGAACGACACTGTCCGCCTCAGCCGGCAGTACGCTGATTTCGTGTGGTGAGTCGAGGAAACAGCCGAGAGAGCTTAGCCGCGGGAGCAGCGAGCCGATTTTCTCAGCTTCTCCGGTTATCTCGATTTTTGCCAGCGATGGGTCGAGATTCGTCTTACCCATGTCAAAGGAGACAATCTTGAACTGAGCCTCAGATTTTATGACCGTATCGAGGATTTCGGACATGATGCCGGAATCAATTATATGCCCTTCAACGACAACAACTTCTCGACGCATGCATCTCTCCCATGGTGACTATGTATCTATCGGATGCCCTTCCTATAGTGTATCGGCAAATTAACCGCATGTATGAGAGGATGCAGGGTAGTCACTTGCGACCACTGCGCCACCGCATTTGCACCCTTCATTGGTCGAAGATACTTCTTGACAGAACTTGAATCAGGCCATAATATTAAAGTAGTAACTGACGTTACCCCCTCTTTACTCGCCGTCGAGCAGACAGCATTAAACGAGTTATGTCCAGATGCGTCTTATTATTCGGTTAGATAATAGTGTGCTTTTCCATATCAAGGAGTGTGTGTTATGAAAGCCAGCAAAGTGATGGTTCTGGTTGTGTGTCTGGCGTTCCTTCTTGGAGCAGTCCCGTCGTCGATTGCCTGGGATGGACGCGTAGTTCCTCTGATCTCGACTCCTGATGTCGATGATCCGGAGCCGATCACCGAGGGTGATCCGTGGGATGACAACGATGACGGCGGTCCTGATGGTGCAAACATCGGACCGAATATCATCATCGTCAATCAGCTCGGGCTGCCATGGTGGTTCACGAAGTATCATGTCGTGATTTCCAAGGTCAAACCGGCAAACGTTGACGCGACCGACCGAAAGGTAATTAGGAAAAAAACCACCACAAGCAAGTAGTTAGGTATATGTCCACACCAGATAGCCCAAAATTCAGAGCGGAGCTTCTGCAGTTAGAGCTGTATAGCTCCAATCGTGATCTGAAAAAGGCTGCGGCTAAAGTCGTGG from Candidatus Zixiibacteriota bacterium includes:
- a CDS encoding TIGR00300 family protein; translated protein: MRREVVVVEGHIIDSGIMSEILDTVIKSEAQFKIVSFDMGKTNLDPSLAKIEITGEAEKIGSLLPRLSSLGCFLDSPHEISVLPAEADSVVPNDFYSTTNHVTKVFSNDAWVNVRNQRMDAVIVISDNGPVCRKLRDVKRGDMIVCGVEGVRVLPQFRDRDRSDFAFMTSEISSERRVELAVRRVAQIISPPDVKTAIVAGPVVVHTGSSHALCSLIENGHIDLVLSGNALAVHDIEQSLYGTSLGIHLDNGLPVSDGHRNHIRAINTIYRAGSIAAAVESGVLKSGIMYSCVKHNVPFVLAGSIRDDGPLPEVITDMNLAQEKYAEALQDIDVVLMLSTMLHSIAVGNMLPSKAKTIIVDINPSVVTKLSDRGSSQAVGVVTDVGLFLHHLSQQLRS
- a CDS encoding patatin-like phospholipase family protein — protein: MGKTAIVMSGGGAKGAFELGAAHYLIKDKEIDPEVIVGVSTGNLNAAMLAQGKGYVGLVGQLYELENIWFSIDENEDVYYERFGGMVGLLLKADSIYSNKPLWKLIKENVDPFKLKDSGRILRIGVVGLMGGEYYAVSGRYERILDMIRASAAIPVYFNPVDIDTERWVDGGVRNITPLASAFAALAETGESADSTVDDPDTIYVILASPLETKKITDESKLDSGIEILSRSIELLTDEIYRNDLETAISINEAVKYYHKLKSMHQNLPPGFPFADHRNANIVLIAPEILHMGSLEFDRVKIKKAFEAGKKRAEEALTAAEQADGSNVTPKMLQRTIKVIK
- a CDS encoding class I SAM-dependent methyltransferase; the encoded protein is MTALDGGCDSLTAVEISEAAVAQFEINVALNRRGSEQVNVMTGDAFEILREMADAGERFDMIILDPPAFCKSKTAIVKACRGYKDINRIAMQLLSPNGILVSCS
- a CDS encoding dockerin type I repeat-containing protein; translation: MKRALIFSFILLCIFTGGNAFSQTFSDPFAPTFSSAAGDNVQFDFDVADSLADEFSIVHQIIYRDPAVNAWNLAEMTELYQVCSVYTYSATAEYVTTTSQFEWYNRSELDTVVVTQSPKNIGGTFPVPSYLLADLGADPTGDAEGTSASYLDITHCYGSYSDTKLYVRFENNGGGFPTSSGFTFFVYSVGIIDPDATDSIAYAFVYASVPLLIGPGLYKIDPADSSFSQIGNITTNISGNALSMSCNISDLTAQPGWSDWPPPSNLIVLAPVTATQSLSGMATNDWGKIAIFQPQSNLSDYSSNNAPTLSGASAVAGEGRLISASVTYTDTDNHLAVIRDFHVELDLHPMSACVKDYASGTLFETEVTVTSGGWYDYYFEFSDGAATVTTDIDSVYVDLQTYVAGDADGNGAVDIDDVVFLIQYIFASGPAPDPLESGDADCSGAIDIDDAVYLIAYIFSSGPTPCAL
- a CDS encoding HD domain-containing protein, which encodes MKMQHGGYLTIYLESLRIDSVLDFDLYTLHDGTYVLYRSKRLPFTENVRKTLIENGVPRLYVPNSDRHVYQKYVESNLTTILSDASIEETTRAGIFYDSAKYLVEEVLNNPTRGENIKRSQAMVESTVSFVLSRRDAFRSLLKVMSTDYCTYTHCVNVCTYSIALAQAVGITSADELHQLGTGAMLHDIGKSRIPDSVLNKRGILTPLEMEMIRKHPQYGFDIIKKTDIISEESCAPIIQHHEREDGSGYPNSIGSSYIHRYSKIVSIADVFDAMTTQRVYRAAEETYPVLKWMFENKHVFDAHFLEQFAKELGPGVPEGS